Proteins found in one Legionella pneumophila subsp. pascullei genomic segment:
- a CDS encoding efflux RND transporter permease subunit, whose protein sequence is MIASIIRWSINNRFLVILVTVMMIVGGLYTINNTVVDAIPDLSDVQVIIKTEFPGQAPQVVEDQVTYPLTTAMLAVPGAVTVRGESGFGVSYVYIIFKDGVDLYWARSRVLEYLSQIANQLPPGAKVALGPDATGVGWVYEYALVDRTGQHDLSQLTSLQNWVLKFELQKVPGVAEVATAGGMVKQYQITLDPNRLRAYGLTLDQVKQAVQRGNREAGGATIEMGEAEYMIRAKGYLQSIQDIEQIPVGLGKNGIPILLKEIAHIQLGPQIRRGMTELNGEGEVVGGIIVMRSGQNAMQTIASVRAKLNQLQASLPKGVEIITTYDRSSLIQRAINTLRDKLIEEFIVVSLICVVFLFHFRSSLIIVISLPIAILLALIIMHVQGINANIMSLGGIAIAIGAMVDAAIVMIENAHKHIEHNAITSENRWPMMQQAALEVGPPLFFSLLIITVSFLPVFTLQAQEGRLFAPLAYTKTYAMAAAAALSITLVPVLMGYLIRGKIKAEQENPINRALMAVYRPILQASLKTPKTTLTITAFIMLIGFWPVSYLGGEFMPELDEGDLLYMPTTFPGISAGKAQQLLQQTDKLIATVPEVKTVFGKIGRAETATDPAPLSMIETTIQFKPKNEWRPGMTMNKLRDELESGLKLPGLSNAWVMPIKTRIDMLATGIKTPVGIKVAGPDLKTIQSIGQQIETVLKKVPGTTSVFAERVASSRYVTVDINRVKAARYGLNIEDIQQIVETAVGGMNVTQTIEGRERYPVNLRYPREIRDSLENLRSLPIVTPTGATIPLSEVATVTITEGPDMIRSENARLNGWVYVDIAGRDLGSYVKEAQNIIRQQVKLPAGYSLAWSGQYEYLERAKERLSLVVPLTIAIIAFLLYLNFRRLGEVIIILATLPLALIGGIWLLYLLGYHLSVAVGVGFIALAGVAAETGVIMLVFLNQALEKQQRQAKQEQRALTKDNVYTAVVEGALLRLRPKIMTVTAIIGGLLPIMLLSGTGSEVMRRIAAPMVGGMASATILTLIVIPVVYLLWQRKKY, encoded by the coding sequence ATGATTGCAAGCATCATTCGTTGGTCAATTAACAACCGTTTTCTAGTGATACTCGTCACTGTAATGATGATAGTAGGAGGCCTCTACACCATCAATAACACCGTTGTTGATGCCATTCCCGATTTATCGGATGTCCAAGTGATTATTAAAACAGAATTTCCCGGACAAGCACCACAAGTGGTTGAAGATCAGGTGACTTATCCCTTAACCACCGCCATGTTAGCAGTACCCGGTGCTGTTACAGTAAGAGGTGAGTCAGGTTTTGGAGTATCTTATGTGTATATCATTTTTAAAGATGGCGTTGATCTGTATTGGGCACGTTCCCGGGTTCTGGAATACTTAAGCCAAATTGCCAATCAATTACCACCTGGGGCAAAAGTAGCTTTAGGGCCTGATGCAACAGGTGTTGGATGGGTCTATGAATACGCGCTTGTTGATCGCACAGGCCAACATGATTTGTCGCAACTCACCAGTTTACAAAACTGGGTTCTCAAATTTGAATTACAAAAAGTACCTGGTGTTGCTGAAGTAGCTACCGCAGGTGGCATGGTGAAGCAATATCAAATTACTTTAGATCCCAACCGATTACGCGCCTACGGTTTGACTCTCGACCAGGTCAAGCAAGCGGTGCAGCGAGGTAATCGTGAAGCAGGAGGCGCCACCATTGAAATGGGCGAAGCAGAATACATGATAAGAGCCAAAGGCTATTTGCAATCCATTCAGGACATTGAGCAAATTCCAGTAGGTTTAGGTAAAAATGGCATACCCATTTTGCTAAAAGAAATCGCTCATATACAACTAGGTCCACAAATACGACGCGGTATGACCGAATTAAATGGCGAAGGGGAAGTAGTGGGGGGCATTATTGTCATGCGCTCAGGCCAAAATGCCATGCAAACCATTGCCAGTGTCAGAGCAAAACTCAATCAATTGCAAGCAAGTCTTCCTAAAGGCGTGGAAATCATTACTACCTATGATCGCTCAAGTTTAATCCAACGAGCGATTAATACTTTAAGGGATAAGTTAATTGAAGAATTTATTGTTGTTTCTCTAATTTGTGTGGTTTTTTTATTCCATTTTCGCTCTTCATTAATCATTGTGATTAGCTTACCTATTGCTATTTTGCTCGCATTGATAATCATGCATGTGCAAGGGATTAATGCCAATATTATGTCCTTAGGGGGTATTGCTATTGCCATTGGCGCCATGGTGGATGCGGCCATTGTCATGATTGAAAATGCCCACAAGCACATAGAGCATAATGCCATTACTTCAGAAAATCGCTGGCCAATGATGCAACAAGCAGCTCTTGAAGTGGGGCCACCTTTATTTTTCTCTTTACTTATCATTACCGTGAGTTTCTTACCGGTTTTTACCTTACAAGCTCAAGAAGGACGGTTGTTTGCACCGCTTGCATATACCAAAACCTATGCGATGGCAGCTGCTGCAGCACTTTCAATTACCTTAGTACCCGTGTTAATGGGTTATCTTATCCGTGGCAAAATAAAGGCGGAGCAAGAAAATCCAATCAATCGTGCCTTAATGGCTGTTTATCGACCGATTCTACAAGCGAGTTTGAAAACACCCAAAACAACATTAACAATCACAGCCTTCATCATGCTTATTGGATTTTGGCCTGTCTCTTATCTTGGTGGTGAATTTATGCCAGAACTGGATGAGGGGGACTTACTCTACATGCCAACCACTTTTCCAGGCATTTCGGCAGGTAAAGCACAGCAACTTTTACAACAAACTGATAAATTGATTGCAACTGTCCCTGAGGTTAAAACAGTATTTGGTAAGATTGGGCGTGCTGAAACAGCAACGGACCCGGCTCCCTTATCGATGATAGAAACCACCATCCAATTCAAACCTAAAAATGAATGGCGTCCCGGAATGACTATGAATAAATTGCGTGATGAACTGGAGTCAGGTCTCAAGTTGCCAGGGCTTTCCAACGCGTGGGTGATGCCCATTAAAACTCGCATTGACATGTTAGCAACTGGGATTAAAACGCCAGTAGGGATTAAAGTTGCAGGACCTGATTTAAAAACCATTCAATCTATTGGTCAACAAATTGAAACTGTATTGAAGAAAGTACCGGGCACAACGTCTGTTTTTGCTGAACGAGTAGCTAGTAGCCGTTATGTGACAGTAGATATCAACCGCGTCAAAGCGGCACGTTATGGGTTAAATATTGAAGACATTCAGCAAATTGTTGAAACAGCCGTGGGTGGAATGAATGTGACACAAACGATTGAAGGGCGGGAACGTTATCCGGTTAACTTGCGTTATCCTCGTGAGATTCGCGATTCTTTGGAAAACTTACGTTCACTACCTATTGTCACTCCAACAGGAGCCACTATTCCTTTAAGTGAAGTGGCCACCGTTACGATTACCGAAGGACCTGATATGATTCGCAGTGAGAACGCCAGACTCAATGGTTGGGTTTATGTGGATATTGCAGGACGCGATTTAGGTTCTTATGTGAAAGAAGCTCAGAATATTATTAGGCAACAGGTAAAATTACCCGCAGGTTATTCGTTGGCATGGTCCGGGCAATATGAATACCTAGAGCGTGCCAAAGAGCGTTTATCCCTTGTTGTTCCTTTAACAATAGCTATTATTGCCTTTCTATTGTATCTTAATTTTCGTCGCTTAGGTGAAGTCATCATTATTTTAGCAACCCTGCCCTTGGCATTAATCGGCGGCATTTGGCTACTTTATTTATTGGGATATCATTTATCCGTTGCCGTAGGAGTTGGCTTTATTGCTTTGGCGGGCGTTGCCGCTGAAACAGGGGTCATCATGCTGGTATTTCTTAATCAAGCCTTGGAAAAGCAACAGCGGCAAGCGAAGCAAGAGCAGCGTGCTCTTACCAAAGATAATGTGTATACCGCCGTAGTCGAAGGAGCACTCCTGCGCCTACGGCCCAAAATCATGACAGTGACTGCCATTATTGGAGGTTTATTGCCGATTATGCTATTAAGCGGCACGGGCTCTGAAGTGATGCGACGTATTGCTGCACCGATGGTTGGCGGGATGGCTAGTGCCACCATACTCACTCTGATTGTTATTCCAGTGGTTTATCTTTTGTGGCAACGAAAAAAATACTAA
- a CDS encoding efflux RND transporter periplasmic adaptor subunit yields the protein MRWWQQMRRMALISLFLSLLFPIQGCFAHGEEIEVSEGGAKGPVHLTPAQTKMLDIKVVEATNRPMAQMLGLNGQIQLLPDAQADVSIRISGSVTAIDVNLGDSVKAGQRLATVQSRLVGNPPPSVAVTAPIAGIIDARNINLGQAVEPNTVLFHISNRDKLLVVAQVYEEDLGKVKVGQEVTIHALSYPKKVFAGQVTLIEPNLDSLTRTVNVRITLDNEEKLLKPGMFVRANVILARNEAALAVPNAALLQADNQQFVFVQNGDTYERVDVQVGAVDDDFSEITDGLVPGDLVVTQGNRELYTLWLSGGSKFQSGSHEEPQ from the coding sequence ATGAGATGGTGGCAGCAAATGAGAAGGATGGCATTAATTAGTCTGTTTCTTAGTCTACTCTTTCCTATTCAAGGGTGTTTTGCCCATGGAGAAGAAATTGAAGTGAGCGAGGGAGGAGCCAAAGGCCCCGTTCATTTAACACCAGCACAAACTAAAATGCTTGACATCAAGGTGGTGGAAGCAACCAATCGCCCCATGGCGCAAATGCTTGGTTTAAATGGCCAAATTCAATTGTTACCTGATGCCCAAGCCGATGTCAGTATTCGGATTAGTGGGAGCGTGACCGCCATTGATGTGAATTTAGGGGATAGCGTCAAGGCAGGGCAACGTTTGGCCACAGTACAGTCAAGGTTAGTAGGTAATCCTCCTCCAAGTGTCGCCGTCACAGCCCCCATTGCGGGTATTATTGATGCGAGAAATATCAATTTAGGTCAAGCGGTTGAGCCGAACACGGTTCTTTTTCACATCAGTAATCGCGATAAATTATTAGTCGTAGCCCAAGTGTATGAAGAAGATTTAGGTAAGGTTAAGGTAGGGCAAGAAGTGACTATTCATGCCTTAAGTTACCCAAAGAAGGTTTTTGCAGGACAAGTAACTTTAATTGAACCCAATCTTGACTCCTTAACTCGTACCGTGAATGTGCGCATCACCTTGGATAATGAAGAGAAACTCCTAAAGCCCGGGATGTTTGTACGCGCCAACGTCATTTTAGCTCGTAATGAGGCAGCACTTGCCGTACCTAACGCGGCTCTTTTACAGGCGGATAATCAGCAATTTGTTTTTGTGCAAAATGGGGATACTTACGAGCGAGTGGATGTTCAAGTCGGTGCTGTGGATGATGACTTCTCAGAAATTACCGATGGCTTGGTTCCTGGCGACCTCGTTGTCACTCAAGGCAATCGTGAGCTTTATACATTATGGCTTAGTGGTGGTAGTAAATTTCAATCCGGCAGTCATGAGGAGCCCCAATAA
- a CDS encoding efflux RND transporter permease subunit, giving the protein MFTRLIAWSLHNRPLILALTIILCLLGGYTLKRMPVDVFPEFAPPQVVVQTQAPGMATQDVETLVTYPLESAINGTPGVASVRSKTSVGLSTITVVFDDKTDIYRNRQLVNERIQQVVNRLPPGVSSPVMLPVTSAVGWLLKYALVSGSASPETLRTISDWTIRPRLLALGGVASVVSLGGEVKQYQVRLIPSRMLAYGITVEEVRQALTTGNQNVPGAFVHQAGTEFVVSTIGRIKTLKDIKKTLIVVRNGVPITIDNVAAVAFGGEIKRGDASYNAEHAVIGTVSKIYGADTLTTTHKVEQALADIKKSLPAGIELITEVFRQANFIESAIHNLTKALIEGAIIVIAVLFLFLMNWRASFITFLSMPVSFIVGILVLHYFGFGINSMTLGGMAIAIGEVVDDGIITVENVVHRLRLNRMSDKPLPAIEIVFDAVLEIRSSVVYATIIISLVFLPIFFLSGIPERIFSPLAIAYIASVLGSLVVSITMVPALCYLLLVRKSEKQQENKVVMHALSQEERYHLTEEEAAKQSQAETRFVIWLKKHFLMGLNWSLDHCKTVVTIAIGAFVFALALLPFFGTSFLPEFHEGNFIIVMSTLPGTSLDESMRLGNQVSKTLLKYPQVISIAQRAGRSELDEDALPPNISEFDVRLDFGKDKSISPDELLQRIRADLANIPGALFNVGQFIAHRMDEVLSGVRAQVAVKLFGDNLATLNELGQSVEALLKTVPGIVDVNKEQQINVPQLVITIDREKAARYGINVGQISEDVQVLLNGVTVSSILEGQRTFDLYLRMSETGRDSVKAIQNMLIDAHGTENQKTKIPLRAVADIRLEPQPFAINRENVQRVLVIAFNVQERDLGSVIQEVQQRVKEKVTLPSGYFIQYGGQFESQQQASRVIILFGALAVFIMLILLHKAFGTFREALLVMFNLPLALIGGVISLFLAGANMSVAAMIGFITLFGIAARNGIILVSHYNQLRVQGQPREQVVIQGTLDRLVPVLMTAATAALGLIPLLWGSPAGKELERPLAQVLLGGLFTSTVLNMFVVPTVYNAIEVWREQRMQFNKTEQGETT; this is encoded by the coding sequence ATGTTTACTCGCCTCATTGCCTGGTCTTTACATAATCGCCCTTTGATTTTGGCGTTAACGATTATTCTTTGTTTACTGGGTGGTTATACCCTAAAACGAATGCCGGTGGATGTTTTTCCTGAATTTGCACCACCGCAAGTGGTAGTTCAAACCCAAGCGCCTGGCATGGCAACCCAAGATGTGGAAACCCTGGTGACTTACCCTTTGGAAAGCGCTATTAATGGAACACCAGGGGTAGCTAGTGTTCGCTCAAAAACCTCCGTTGGATTATCGACGATTACCGTGGTATTTGATGATAAAACGGACATCTACCGCAATCGCCAACTGGTTAATGAACGTATTCAACAAGTAGTAAACCGCCTTCCTCCGGGGGTTTCATCACCGGTGATGCTGCCCGTCACCTCAGCGGTCGGGTGGTTGCTTAAATATGCTTTGGTGAGTGGCAGCGCAAGCCCAGAAACACTGCGAACCATTTCTGACTGGACTATTCGTCCGCGCCTCTTAGCTTTAGGCGGGGTGGCTTCTGTAGTTTCCTTAGGCGGGGAAGTCAAGCAATATCAAGTGCGGCTTATTCCTTCGCGCATGCTGGCCTATGGCATCACGGTTGAAGAAGTGCGCCAAGCGTTGACAACAGGAAATCAAAATGTGCCTGGTGCTTTTGTCCATCAAGCCGGTACTGAATTCGTAGTGAGCACCATTGGGCGGATTAAAACGCTTAAAGATATTAAAAAAACACTGATTGTAGTCCGTAATGGGGTTCCTATTACCATTGATAACGTGGCTGCAGTCGCTTTCGGTGGTGAAATTAAACGGGGTGATGCGTCTTATAATGCAGAACATGCGGTGATTGGTACTGTTTCTAAAATTTATGGCGCCGACACATTAACCACGACACATAAAGTGGAACAAGCTTTAGCGGATATCAAAAAATCGTTGCCAGCAGGGATTGAATTAATCACCGAGGTGTTTCGTCAAGCCAATTTTATTGAATCGGCTATTCATAACTTAACGAAAGCCCTGATTGAAGGAGCAATTATCGTCATTGCAGTATTGTTTCTTTTTTTAATGAATTGGCGAGCTTCTTTTATTACGTTTTTGTCCATGCCGGTTTCTTTTATTGTCGGCATCCTGGTGCTTCATTATTTTGGTTTTGGTATCAATTCGATGACCTTGGGTGGGATGGCGATTGCGATTGGGGAAGTGGTTGACGATGGCATCATCACCGTTGAAAACGTGGTCCATCGCTTAAGGCTTAATCGCATGAGCGATAAACCGTTACCCGCGATTGAAATTGTTTTTGATGCGGTTTTGGAAATTCGAAGTTCCGTAGTTTATGCGACCATTATTATTAGCCTCGTGTTTTTGCCCATTTTCTTTCTATCAGGAATCCCTGAGCGGATTTTTAGTCCTTTAGCCATTGCTTATATCGCATCAGTCTTAGGTTCTCTTGTTGTCTCTATTACTATGGTGCCGGCCCTTTGTTATCTCCTTTTAGTGCGAAAAAGTGAAAAACAGCAAGAGAATAAAGTGGTGATGCATGCTTTATCTCAAGAGGAACGTTATCATTTGACGGAAGAAGAAGCAGCCAAACAATCTCAAGCGGAAACTCGTTTTGTGATTTGGCTAAAAAAACATTTTTTAATGGGGTTAAATTGGTCATTGGACCATTGTAAAACGGTCGTGACTATCGCGATTGGCGCATTTGTTTTTGCTTTAGCTTTACTTCCTTTTTTTGGGACTTCCTTCTTACCTGAGTTTCATGAGGGCAATTTTATTATTGTGATGAGTACGTTGCCAGGAACTTCGCTGGATGAATCCATGCGCTTAGGCAATCAAGTCAGTAAAACCTTGTTGAAGTATCCGCAAGTGATTTCCATTGCTCAACGGGCAGGCCGCAGTGAATTGGACGAAGATGCCCTACCACCCAACATCAGTGAGTTCGATGTGCGCCTGGATTTTGGCAAAGACAAGAGCATATCTCCGGATGAATTATTGCAACGCATTCGAGCGGATTTGGCAAACATCCCAGGAGCGCTGTTTAATGTAGGTCAATTTATTGCCCATCGTATGGATGAAGTGCTGTCGGGGGTCAGAGCACAAGTCGCGGTAAAACTCTTTGGTGATAATCTTGCGACATTAAACGAACTGGGTCAATCAGTCGAAGCCCTATTAAAAACCGTACCAGGAATAGTGGATGTTAACAAAGAGCAACAAATTAATGTACCCCAGTTGGTCATTACCATTGACCGAGAAAAAGCCGCGCGTTATGGCATTAATGTGGGGCAAATTTCTGAGGATGTTCAAGTTCTTTTGAATGGCGTAACCGTGTCGAGTATTCTCGAAGGGCAGCGAACGTTTGATTTGTATTTGCGCATGAGTGAAACAGGACGAGATAGTGTTAAAGCCATTCAAAACATGCTGATTGACGCTCATGGAACGGAGAATCAGAAAACTAAAATTCCTTTGCGTGCGGTAGCTGATATTCGCCTAGAACCCCAGCCTTTTGCAATTAATCGGGAAAATGTGCAGCGTGTTTTGGTGATTGCTTTTAATGTGCAAGAGAGGGATTTAGGTAGTGTGATTCAAGAAGTGCAACAACGGGTTAAGGAAAAGGTGACCTTGCCCAGCGGTTATTTCATCCAATACGGCGGTCAGTTTGAAAGTCAGCAGCAAGCCTCTCGCGTGATTATTCTTTTTGGTGCACTTGCTGTTTTTATCATGTTAATCCTGCTTCATAAGGCTTTCGGAACATTTCGTGAGGCACTGCTTGTGATGTTCAATTTGCCTTTGGCTTTGATTGGTGGGGTCATTTCTTTGTTTCTTGCCGGTGCTAACATGAGTGTGGCGGCTATGATTGGTTTTATCACCTTATTTGGAATCGCGGCACGTAATGGGATTATTTTAGTGAGCCACTACAATCAATTGCGTGTCCAGGGACAACCACGTGAGCAAGTGGTCATTCAAGGAACCCTCGATCGCTTAGTGCCCGTACTCATGACCGCCGCAACAGCAGCGCTTGGCTTAATTCCTCTGTTATGGGGTTCGCCTGCAGGAAAGGAACTGGAGCGTCCTTTAGCTCAGGTGCTTTTGGGAGGATTATTTACTTCTACTGTACTCAATATGTTTGTAGTACCTACGGTGTATAATGCTATTGAAGTATGGCGAGAACAGCGGATGCAATTCAATAAAACGGAACAAGGAGAAACAACATGA
- a CDS encoding efflux RND transporter periplasmic adaptor subunit has translation MNKKLVLIIVISIILGVFLGRWTTNIITGKASQEATNKKPLYWIDPMEPMIHYPGPGKSRMGMELVPVYPDDNQEKGEKATVQISPSVVNNLGVRTVPVIQTTLARHIDTVGFVEPNENQISHIHTYADGWVKNLVVKAVGDSVKKGQLLLQYYSPQLVTAQEEYLIALEGNNQSLITASYKRLQALHISEQQIEDIKKNHQSNQLVAVYAPQDGIVAALNIREGMRVTPDVEIMSLVDLANVWMIAQIFEEQANWVKIGDQAEARISAFPQKQWKGRVEYIYPRLEPMTRTVKVRFRFDNPDNQLKPNMYASISILVNPKSNVLSIPLEALIRSPQGDRVIVALGKGRFQVRQVKAGMESGDRVEILSGLKVGENVVVSGQFLLDSESNLKAGLERLETPEENEKAKSSGMKSTNPKGQKP, from the coding sequence ATGAACAAGAAATTAGTACTCATAATCGTAATCTCCATTATTTTGGGAGTGTTCCTGGGGCGTTGGACAACTAACATCATTACTGGAAAAGCTTCACAAGAGGCAACCAACAAAAAACCACTCTATTGGATTGATCCCATGGAGCCAATGATTCATTACCCAGGACCCGGAAAATCGCGCATGGGCATGGAACTTGTTCCGGTCTATCCAGACGACAACCAAGAAAAAGGTGAAAAAGCAACAGTTCAAATCTCACCATCTGTAGTCAATAATCTTGGTGTACGTACCGTTCCAGTGATACAAACAACATTAGCAAGACATATAGACACAGTGGGGTTTGTAGAGCCTAATGAAAATCAAATCAGTCATATTCATACTTATGCTGATGGCTGGGTGAAAAATCTGGTGGTCAAGGCAGTAGGTGATTCTGTTAAAAAAGGCCAATTGCTGTTGCAATATTACTCACCCCAATTAGTAACTGCCCAAGAAGAATATCTAATCGCCTTAGAAGGCAATAATCAATCCTTAATTACAGCGTCTTATAAACGATTACAAGCCTTACACATCTCTGAACAACAAATTGAAGACATCAAAAAAAATCATCAATCGAATCAATTAGTAGCTGTTTATGCTCCACAAGATGGCATTGTTGCCGCTCTTAATATTCGGGAAGGTATGCGAGTTACACCGGATGTGGAAATAATGAGTTTAGTTGATCTTGCCAACGTTTGGATGATTGCCCAAATTTTTGAAGAACAAGCCAATTGGGTCAAGATAGGTGACCAAGCCGAAGCTCGAATATCAGCGTTCCCACAAAAACAATGGAAAGGTAGGGTAGAATACATTTACCCTCGATTAGAGCCCATGACTCGCACCGTCAAAGTAAGATTTCGTTTTGATAATCCCGATAATCAATTAAAACCTAATATGTATGCCAGCATTTCTATCCTGGTCAATCCGAAATCCAATGTACTGAGTATTCCTCTTGAGGCTTTGATTCGAAGTCCACAAGGTGATCGAGTGATAGTGGCCTTAGGCAAGGGACGTTTTCAAGTTCGCCAAGTCAAAGCAGGTATGGAATCGGGTGATCGAGTCGAAATTCTTTCGGGCCTTAAGGTAGGAGAAAACGTCGTTGTTTCCGGACAATTTCTGCTTGATTCCGAGTCGAATTTAAAAGCGGGTTTGGAGCGCTTGGAAACACCTGAAGAAAATGAAAAAGCCAAATCCTCAGGGATGAAATCCACGAACCCCAAAGGACAAAAACCATGA
- a CDS encoding type II toxin-antitoxin system RelE family toxin produces MMTPGSKLYQIEYIEDVVKNDMPSLSTSAKKLIKKAIEERLMADPIGFGKPLRYSLKGHRRLRVSDYRIVYRIEAETNTVVIIAIKHRKEVYDDF; encoded by the coding sequence ATGATGACGCCTGGAAGTAAACTGTATCAAATTGAATATATAGAAGATGTTGTTAAAAACGACATGCCTAGTTTGTCAACTTCAGCCAAAAAGCTCATAAAAAAAGCCATCGAAGAGCGTTTGATGGCTGATCCTATCGGTTTCGGTAAGCCACTGCGATATAGCCTTAAAGGACATAGACGTTTGCGAGTTAGTGATTATAGGATTGTTTACCGCATCGAAGCAGAAACAAATACCGTCGTTATTATTGCAATAAAACATCGAAAAGAAGTTTATGATGATTTTTAG
- a CDS encoding class I SAM-dependent methyltransferase: MTQVMKENNRVNASLTALSVMSSYIQSINKPLIPSEFYIELCLAQHIISSVVDFESYGCSYGDENSLKKLLHYLQHNFFNKTVTPGYHSMILARKLMLKHKVEMGILSNGVRQVIFLGGGYDVRAFISSIKFPNVQFYELDRGQTRQIKLKALLNIPKEIGIRQTPVDIRINHTHIFNENFFCVDCDFLEDNLEEVLCANGFKKGSKTLVIAEGLTMYLNEKGVMQLLAGLANLLEEHDEFILSFIPKIINSFSEDMPIESRELHCFSLPPDEVSRFVTAYGFEVIHKNLFKDLLMLMGDINNAKKHENNLILKQEHYYTLRKCTHLLKASSKTIHEIPDYQFSIPFNCCA; the protein is encoded by the coding sequence ATGACTCAGGTGATGAAAGAGAACAATAGAGTTAACGCAAGTTTAACAGCGCTTTCCGTGATGAGCAGTTATATTCAATCTATAAATAAGCCATTAATACCTTCTGAATTTTATATCGAACTATGTTTAGCCCAACACATCATTTCATCAGTGGTTGATTTCGAATCTTATGGCTGCTCTTATGGAGATGAAAACAGTCTAAAAAAACTGTTACATTATTTACAACATAATTTTTTTAATAAAACAGTTACTCCTGGTTATCACTCCATGATATTAGCTAGAAAACTAATGCTGAAACACAAGGTAGAAATGGGTATTTTATCTAACGGTGTAAGACAAGTTATTTTTCTAGGTGGTGGCTATGATGTACGAGCGTTTATCTCATCAATAAAATTTCCAAACGTTCAGTTTTATGAATTGGATAGGGGACAAACTCGTCAAATAAAACTGAAAGCACTCTTGAATATTCCAAAGGAAATTGGAATCCGACAAACACCAGTTGATATAAGAATTAACCATACCCACATTTTTAATGAAAATTTCTTTTGTGTAGACTGTGATTTTTTAGAAGATAATTTAGAAGAAGTTCTGTGTGCTAATGGATTTAAGAAAGGAAGCAAAACATTAGTAATCGCAGAAGGTCTTACGATGTATTTAAATGAAAAGGGAGTAATGCAGTTATTAGCAGGGTTGGCTAATCTTCTTGAGGAGCATGATGAATTCATATTGAGTTTTATTCCTAAAATAATTAATTCTTTTTCAGAAGACATGCCAATTGAATCTAGAGAACTGCATTGTTTTTCTTTACCGCCTGACGAGGTTAGTCGATTTGTAACAGCTTATGGTTTTGAGGTGATTCATAAAAATTTATTTAAAGATCTTCTGATGCTCATGGGGGATATAAACAATGCGAAAAAACATGAAAACAACCTAATTTTAAAACAAGAGCATTATTATACATTGAGAAAATGCACTCATTTACTTAAAGCAAGCAGCAAGACGATTCATGAGATTCCTGATTATCAATTTTCAATTCCATTCAATTGCTGTGCATAA